From Pyrenophora tritici-repentis strain M4 chromosome 1, whole genome shotgun sequence, the proteins below share one genomic window:
- a CDS encoding CypX, Cytochrome P450, translating into MGLLADVTGPLANFTSQSSTPVVASAAFASFILLSVVLNVLKQLLFKKANEPPMVFHWLPIIGSTVTYGMDPYAFFFANHKKYGNVFTFILLGRKMTVCLDTAGNNFILNGKIKDVNAEEIYSPLTTPVFGKDVVYDCPNSKLMEQKKFVKYGLTQEALRSYVTLITQECEDFMKRHKAFKGEKGTFDVTKVMAELTIYTASRSLQGEEIRKSFDSKFAELYHDLDMGFSPINFMLSWAPLPHNRARDNARETMIKLYSDLVRKRRSGAVKKDSHDMIWHLMDCKYKDGTQVPEHEIAGIMIALLMAGQHSSSSTIAWILLRLAQNPHVIEELLAEQKSILGKNLPALTYDDLQKLPLHAQVVKETLRIHAPIHSIMRKVKQPLVVDGTNYVVPTSHTLMSSPGFSAQLDTHFVNPAVWDPHRWDPDQNNYDEERDDADQEKIDYGWGVVSKGTNSPYLPFGAGRHRCIGEQFAYLQLQTILVAFVREFKFRNVGGSKDIVSTDYTSLFSRPLAPGIVEWERRQNL; encoded by the exons ATGGGTCTCCTGGCTGATGTCACCGGCCCTCTGGCCAACTTTACATCCCAGTCGTCCACGCCTGTCGTCGCTTCTGCCGCCTTCGCCTCCTTTATCCTGCTCTCCGTCGTCCTCAATGTACTGAAGCAGTTGCTGTTCAAGAAGGCGAATGAGCCGCCCATGGTCTTCCATTGGCTGCCTATAATTGGTAGTACAGTCACATATGGCATGGATCCGTatgccttcttcttcgcgAATCACAAGAAG TATGGCAATGTCTTTACATTTATTCTTCTCGGCCGCAAGATGACTGTGTGTCTGGACACGGCGGGCAACAACTTCATCCTAAATGGAAAGATCAAGGACGTCAACGCCGAGGAGATTTACTCTCCCCTCACCACACCCGTCTTCGGCAAGGACGTCGTGTATGATTGTCCAAACTCGAAACTCATGGAGCAGAAAAAG TTTGTCAAGTACGGTCTCACGCAGGAGGCCCTCCGTTCCTACGTCACCCTCATCACACAAGAATGCGAAGACTTTATGAAGCGCCACAAGGCTTTCAAGGGAGAAAAGGGCACTTTTGACGTGACCAAGGTCATGGCTGAGCTCACCATCTACACCGCCTCTCGTTCGCTCCAGGGCGAGGAAATCCGCAAGTCTTTCGATTCAAAGTTTGCCGAACTGTACCACGACCTCGATATGGGCTTTTCGCCTATAAACTTTATGCTCTCATGGGCCCCGCTTCCTCACAACCGCGCACGCGACAATGCACGCGAGACCATGATAAAGCTATACTCGGATCTGGTTCGCAAGCGCAGGTCGGGCGCCGTGAAGAAGGACTCGCACGACATGATTTGGCACCTGATGGACTGCAAGTACAAGGACGGCACCCAGGTGCCCGAACACGAGATTGCTGGCATCATGATTGCCCTGCTCATGGCCGGACAGCATTCGTCTTCCTCAACCATCGCATGGATCCTTCTCCGCCTCGCGCAGAACCCGCACGTTATTGAGGAATTACTTGCCGAGCAAAAGTCCATCCTAGGCAAAAACCTCCCCGCCCTAACCTACGACGACCTCCAGAAGCTTCCCCTCCATGCCCAGGTTGTCAAGGAAACCCTCCGTATCCACGCCCCCATTCACTCCATCATGCGCAAGGTCAAGCAACCTCTTGTTGTCGATGGAACAAACTACGTTGTTCCCACTTCCCACACACTCATGTCCTCGCCCGGTTTCTCCGCACAGCTCGATACCCACTTTGTCAACCCCGCTGTCTGGGACCCCCACCGTTGGGATCCAGACCAAAACAACTACGACGAAGAGCGCGACGACGCCGACCAGGAGAAGATTGACTATGGCTGGGGTGTCGTGTCCAAGGGAACCAACTCACCATATCTTCCCTTTGGCGCTGGACGGCATCGTTGTATTGGGGAGCAATTCGCCTACCTGCAACTACAGACTATTCTAGTAGCATTTGTGAGAGAGTTCAAGTTCAGGAACGTTGGTGGTAGCAAAGACATTGTTAGCACCGACTACACCAGTCTCTTCTCCCGCCCACTAGCACCTGGCATAGTTGAGTGGGAGAGGCGGCAGAACCTATAA